A genomic region of Micromonospora sp. NBRC 110009 contains the following coding sequences:
- the alaS gene encoding alanine--tRNA ligase, which yields MKTAEIKRRYLAHFEANGHAVVPSAPLPAISDPNLLFVNAGMVQFVPYFLGQQTPPYRRAVSVQKCIRTPDIDEVGKTSRHGTFFQMNGNFSFGDYFKDGAIPLAWDLVTKPVDAGGFGLDPERIWPTVYLDDDEAYQIWRSVGVPAERIVRRGKADNFWSMGIPGPCGPCSELFYDRGPEYGREGGPEVDEDRYLEFWNLVFMQFERGPGTGKEDYPILGELPAKNIDTGMGLERMASILQGVDNLYEIDEVRPILDKAAELTGKRYGAHSGHVASESHPDDVRLRVIADHVRTALMLIGDGVTPSNEGRGYVLRRIMRRAIRAVRLLGYQDRALPELLPVARDCMAPSYPELAEDFGRISQYAYAEEDAFLATLRAGTTILDTAIAETKSAGKSSIPGDKAFQLHDTYGFPIDLTLEIAAEQGLQVDAEGFRRLMADQRSRAKADAQARKTGHTDVSAYRSALDAGGPVEFTGYTELNRESRVRALLAGGAQVAAAVEGDTVELVLDSTPFYAEGGGQQPDQGLITVGGGQLEVFDVQQPVPGLVVHRAKVVRGEVRAGETGYAEIDVSRRRAISRSHTATHLVHQTMRNFLGESATQAGSLNAPGRLRFDFNTPTGVAPSVLHDVEQQVNEVLLADLEVHAFITSQEEARRIGAMALFGEKYGERVRVVEVGDYARELCGGTHVARSAQLGLVKILSEASVGSGVRRIEALVGMDAFGFLAREHLLVSRLAELFRVPGEQVADRVEQTVTQLRDAEKELEKLRAQLVLGGAATLAAQAKDVRGVAYVGTEAPEGAAGNDVRTLAQEIRGRIDPARPAVVAVAARSGGKASLVVAVNQAARGRGLAAKDLVKAAFSGRGGGSDDLAQGGGLPAAEAPNLLATVEKAIADA from the coding sequence ATGAAGACGGCGGAGATCAAGCGGCGGTACCTCGCCCACTTCGAGGCCAACGGCCACGCCGTGGTGCCGTCCGCTCCGTTGCCCGCCATCAGCGACCCGAACCTGCTGTTCGTCAACGCCGGCATGGTGCAGTTCGTCCCCTACTTCCTGGGCCAGCAGACCCCGCCGTACCGGCGCGCGGTCAGCGTGCAGAAGTGCATCCGGACGCCGGACATCGACGAGGTCGGTAAGACCAGCCGGCACGGCACGTTCTTCCAGATGAACGGCAACTTCTCCTTCGGCGACTACTTCAAGGACGGTGCCATCCCGCTGGCCTGGGACCTGGTCACCAAGCCGGTCGACGCGGGCGGCTTCGGGCTGGACCCGGAGCGGATCTGGCCGACGGTCTACCTGGACGACGACGAGGCGTACCAGATCTGGCGTTCGGTCGGCGTGCCCGCCGAGCGGATCGTCCGCCGGGGCAAGGCCGACAACTTCTGGTCGATGGGCATCCCCGGCCCGTGCGGCCCCTGCTCCGAGCTGTTCTACGACCGCGGCCCCGAGTACGGCCGCGAGGGCGGCCCCGAGGTCGACGAGGATCGCTACCTGGAGTTCTGGAACCTCGTCTTCATGCAGTTCGAGCGAGGGCCCGGCACCGGCAAGGAGGATTACCCGATCCTCGGCGAGCTGCCGGCGAAGAACATCGACACGGGTATGGGCCTGGAGCGGATGGCCTCCATCCTCCAGGGCGTCGACAACCTCTACGAGATCGACGAGGTCCGGCCGATCCTGGACAAGGCCGCCGAGCTGACCGGCAAGCGCTACGGCGCGCACTCCGGCCACGTGGCCAGCGAGTCGCACCCGGACGACGTGCGGCTGCGGGTGATCGCCGACCACGTGCGGACCGCCCTGATGCTGATCGGCGACGGGGTGACCCCGTCGAACGAGGGCCGCGGCTACGTGCTGCGCCGGATCATGCGCCGGGCCATCCGCGCCGTGCGCCTCCTCGGCTACCAGGACCGGGCGCTGCCCGAGCTGCTGCCGGTGGCCCGCGACTGCATGGCCCCGTCGTACCCGGAGCTGGCCGAGGACTTCGGCCGCATCTCCCAGTACGCGTACGCCGAGGAGGACGCCTTCCTCGCCACGCTGCGCGCCGGCACCACGATCCTGGACACCGCGATCGCCGAGACCAAGTCGGCGGGGAAGTCGTCGATCCCCGGCGACAAGGCGTTCCAGCTGCACGACACGTACGGCTTCCCGATCGACCTGACCCTGGAGATCGCGGCCGAGCAGGGCCTGCAGGTCGACGCCGAGGGCTTCCGCCGGCTGATGGCCGACCAGCGCAGCCGGGCCAAGGCGGACGCCCAGGCGCGCAAGACCGGCCACACCGACGTGTCGGCGTACCGGTCGGCGCTGGACGCCGGCGGGCCGGTGGAGTTCACCGGCTACACCGAGCTGAACCGGGAGTCCCGGGTGCGGGCCCTGCTCGCCGGCGGCGCGCAGGTGGCCGCGGCGGTGGAGGGGGACACCGTCGAGCTGGTGCTGGACAGCACGCCGTTCTACGCCGAGGGCGGTGGCCAGCAGCCCGACCAGGGTCTGATCACGGTGGGCGGCGGCCAGCTCGAGGTCTTCGACGTGCAGCAGCCGGTGCCCGGCCTGGTCGTGCACCGGGCCAAGGTGGTCCGCGGCGAGGTGCGCGCCGGAGAGACCGGGTACGCCGAGATCGACGTGTCGCGGCGCCGGGCGATCTCCCGCTCGCACACGGCGACGCACCTGGTGCACCAGACGATGCGCAACTTCCTCGGCGAGTCGGCGACCCAGGCGGGTTCGCTGAACGCGCCGGGCCGGCTGCGGTTCGACTTCAACACTCCGACCGGGGTGGCGCCGAGCGTGCTGCACGACGTCGAGCAGCAGGTCAACGAGGTGCTCCTGGCCGACCTGGAGGTGCACGCCTTCATCACCAGCCAGGAGGAGGCCCGCCGGATCGGCGCGATGGCGCTCTTCGGCGAGAAGTACGGCGAGCGGGTCCGGGTCGTCGAGGTCGGCGACTACGCCCGCGAGCTGTGCGGCGGCACGCACGTGGCCCGCTCGGCCCAGCTCGGCCTGGTCAAGATCCTCTCCGAGGCGTCGGTCGGTTCCGGCGTCCGCCGGATCGAGGCCCTGGTCGGCATGGACGCGTTCGGCTTCCTGGCCCGGGAGCACCTGCTGGTCTCCCGGCTGGCCGAGCTGTTCCGGGTCCCCGGCGAGCAGGTCGCCGACCGGGTGGAGCAGACGGTGACCCAGCTCCGCGACGCCGAGAAGGAGCTGGAGAAGCTCCGCGCGCAGCTGGTGCTGGGCGGCGCGGCGACCCTCGCGGCGCAGGCCAAGGACGTGCGCGGGGTCGCGTACGTCGGCACCGAGGCGCCCGAGGGCGCGGCCGGCAACGACGTGCGGACCCTGGCCCAGGAGATCCGGGGCCGGATCGACCCGGCCCGGCCGGCGGTGGTCGCCGTGGCCGCCCGGTCGGGCGGCAAGGCCTCCCTCGTGGTGGCCGTCAACCAGGCCGCCCGGGGCCGGGGCCTGGCCGCGAAGGACCTGGTGAAGGCCGCCTTCTCCGGCCGCGGCGGCGGCAGCGACGACCTGGCCCAGGGCGGCGGCCTGCCGGCCGCGGAGGCGCCGAACCTGCTGGCCACCGTGGAGAAGGCCATCGCCGACGCGTGA
- a CDS encoding GNAT family N-acetyltransferase has translation MPPAYERRIRDPVRSVRPVRLAGPRCALRELDDADVAPLYALMTEPRVFDRVLDEQPPSPDEVRDAVPAWRAEADAEPRPVYRLAAVEGDRLVGMGTLTVESPQHRRGEIGYVVHADHWGRGLGTEMLVGLGALRDPRHRPVTRRPAGGPDRSRVEIDEQTDRVHPTPTYWDPPPEERQCSPFSRPSCSASRCCSTS, from the coding sequence ATGCCGCCAGCCTACGAGAGGAGAATTCGTGACCCCGTCCGCTCCGTTCGACCGGTACGACTCGCCGGCCCCCGCTGCGCGCTGCGTGAACTGGACGACGCCGACGTCGCGCCGCTGTACGCGCTGATGACCGAGCCGCGCGTGTTCGACCGGGTGCTGGACGAGCAGCCGCCCTCGCCCGATGAGGTCCGGGACGCCGTGCCGGCGTGGCGGGCCGAGGCCGACGCCGAGCCGCGGCCGGTGTACCGGCTGGCCGCTGTCGAGGGGGACCGGCTGGTCGGGATGGGCACCCTGACCGTGGAGAGCCCGCAGCACCGGCGCGGGGAGATCGGCTACGTGGTGCACGCCGACCACTGGGGCCGGGGTCTCGGCACCGAGATGCTGGTGGGACTCGGTGCGCTACGCGATCCTCGCCACCGACCGGTGACGCGGCGCCCGGCCGGCGGGCCGGATCGGTCCAGGGTGGAGATTGACGAACAGACCGATCGGGTACATCCCACGCCGACCTACTGGGACCCCCCACCGGAGGAACGACAATGCTCGCCATTCTCGCGGCCATCGTGTTCGGCCTCGCGCTGTTGCTCGACTTCCTGA
- the mltG gene encoding endolytic transglycosylase MltG yields MIDDLDLVFDESERGEKGRHRRGAVRKRNGKSGGRGKTIFALLMALVLLGGIGGGAYIGFDRIRNHFVTPDYDGPGSGEVLVEVKAGDTLTDIGNSLYDAGVVKSTKAFIEAADANSRSKNIQVGRYKVHKQMKAADAVVLLLDPKSRVVNGVTIPEGAMSLVIYDILSKQTKIPVAEFKAAAKDPVKLGVPAFWFNRQDGKKGPKSIEGFLYPSTYEIPPKATAAQILSMMVDEFLRVTQQLDFVNRAQKERKISPYEALITASIAQAESVNEVDMPKVARVIYNRVYTDKYHCKCLEIDSAINYWLRLQGKDPKDSDVLKQSELRDPKNPYRTHGVDGLTITPISNPGEAALKGALNPPVGDWIYFMTIDKKGTMGYGSNDAEYRNLIRTMCNNKVLTGSNCA; encoded by the coding sequence ATGATCGACGATCTGGACCTGGTGTTCGACGAGTCGGAAAGGGGGGAGAAGGGCCGGCACCGGCGCGGCGCGGTACGCAAGCGCAACGGCAAGTCGGGCGGTCGGGGCAAGACCATCTTCGCCCTCCTGATGGCCCTCGTGCTGCTGGGCGGGATCGGCGGCGGTGCGTACATCGGCTTCGACCGGATCCGCAACCACTTCGTCACCCCCGACTACGACGGGCCCGGCTCGGGTGAGGTGCTGGTCGAGGTGAAGGCGGGGGACACCCTCACCGACATCGGGAACAGCCTCTACGACGCCGGTGTGGTGAAGAGCACAAAGGCCTTCATCGAGGCCGCCGACGCGAACTCGCGCAGCAAGAACATCCAGGTCGGCCGGTACAAGGTGCACAAGCAGATGAAGGCCGCCGACGCGGTCGTCCTGCTGCTGGACCCGAAGAGCCGGGTGGTCAACGGGGTGACCATCCCCGAGGGCGCCATGAGCCTGGTGATCTACGACATCCTCTCCAAGCAGACCAAGATCCCGGTCGCGGAGTTCAAGGCGGCCGCGAAGGATCCGGTCAAGCTGGGCGTGCCGGCCTTCTGGTTCAACCGGCAGGACGGCAAGAAGGGCCCGAAGAGCATCGAGGGCTTCCTCTACCCGTCGACCTACGAGATCCCGCCGAAGGCCACCGCCGCGCAGATCCTGTCGATGATGGTGGACGAGTTCCTCCGGGTCACCCAGCAGCTCGACTTCGTCAACCGGGCGCAGAAGGAGCGGAAGATCTCGCCGTACGAGGCGCTGATCACCGCCTCCATCGCCCAGGCCGAGTCGGTGAACGAGGTGGACATGCCGAAGGTGGCCCGGGTGATCTACAACCGGGTCTACACCGACAAGTACCACTGCAAGTGCCTGGAGATCGACAGTGCGATCAACTACTGGCTGCGGCTGCAGGGCAAGGACCCGAAGGACTCCGACGTCCTCAAGCAGTCGGAGCTCAGAGACCCGAAGAATCCGTACCGTACCCATGGCGTGGACGGCCTGACGATCACTCCGATCAGCAATCCGGGCGAGGCGGCGCTCAAGGGCGCGCTGAATCCGCCGGTGGGCGACTGGATCTACTTCATGACCATCGACAAGAAGGGCACGATGGGCTACGGCTCCAACGACGCCGAATACCGGAACCTGATCCGGACCATGTGCAACAACAAGGTGCTGACGGGAAGCAACTGCGCGTGA
- the ruvX gene encoding Holliday junction resolvase RuvX, which translates to MAEPSRGVRLGVDVGQVRVGVARSDPHGILATPLVTLARDLTAAPDAVPSDMAELVRLAAEHEAVEVVVGLPVNLAGKHGPAALNVSAYAARLADVMGSIPVTLTDERMSTVVASRRLAERGVRGKRQRAVVDQAAAVEILQSWLDAQRRRTQ; encoded by the coding sequence ATGGCTGAACCGTCCCGCGGGGTGCGTCTCGGGGTCGATGTCGGGCAGGTCCGGGTCGGGGTGGCGCGGTCCGATCCGCACGGCATCCTGGCCACCCCGCTGGTCACCCTCGCCCGCGATCTGACCGCGGCGCCGGACGCGGTGCCCAGCGACATGGCCGAGCTGGTCCGGCTGGCCGCCGAGCACGAGGCGGTGGAGGTGGTGGTCGGCCTGCCGGTCAATCTCGCCGGAAAGCACGGCCCGGCCGCGCTGAACGTCTCGGCGTACGCTGCCCGGTTGGCCGATGTAATGGGGTCGATTCCGGTGACGCTGACGGACGAGAGGATGTCGACCGTGGTCGCGAGTCGTAGGCTGGCCGAACGGGGCGTCCGGGGAAAGCGCCAACGAGCGGTGGTCGACCAGGCCGCCGCGGTGGAGATTCTGCAGAGCTGGCTGGACGCACAGCGGAGGCGGACGCAATGA
- a CDS encoding GNAT family N-acetyltransferase: protein MITADQVLVGRDALLAAAGHHPYARHALWREHEPQGWRRDGAVGWLLPPEQGPAGGALGPAGAALEVFGDLVADGTLHAGQWLHLPRTSADEVAGRFSVARLDEWDFLWTTTAPPPQDGEERVVRLTEADHPALDALIEGSFPTTTSRPGDPRIVDWYGIRDGDRLVACGADRSRGDVGFLAGLTVAPDQRGGGLGAALTAGMTRTLLGRYDHVALGVYTDNVGAIRLYHRLGYTGTEPRTSVHLG, encoded by the coding sequence ATGATCACTGCCGACCAGGTCCTGGTGGGTCGGGACGCCCTGCTCGCCGCCGCCGGCCACCACCCGTACGCCCGGCACGCGCTCTGGCGCGAACACGAGCCGCAGGGGTGGCGACGCGACGGCGCGGTGGGCTGGCTGCTCCCGCCGGAGCAGGGGCCGGCCGGCGGGGCGCTGGGGCCGGCCGGGGCGGCGCTGGAGGTCTTCGGCGATCTGGTCGCGGACGGGACCCTGCACGCCGGCCAGTGGCTGCACCTGCCCCGGACCTCGGCGGACGAGGTGGCCGGGCGGTTCTCCGTCGCCCGGCTCGACGAGTGGGACTTCCTCTGGACCACGACGGCCCCGCCACCGCAGGACGGGGAGGAGCGGGTGGTCCGGCTTACCGAGGCCGACCACCCGGCCCTCGACGCCCTGATCGAAGGCTCCTTCCCCACCACGACCTCCCGCCCGGGCGACCCGCGCATCGTCGACTGGTACGGCATCCGGGACGGCGACCGCCTGGTCGCCTGCGGGGCGGACCGCAGCCGGGGCGACGTCGGCTTCCTCGCCGGCCTCACCGTGGCGCCCGACCAACGGGGCGGGGGCCTCGGCGCGGCGCTGACCGCCGGGATGACCCGAACCCTGCTCGGCCGGTACGACCACGTGGCGCTCGGCGTCTACACCGACAATGTCGGCGCCATCCGCCTCTACCACCGCCTCGGCTACACCGGCACCGAGCCCCGCACCTCCGTCCACCTGGGCTGA
- a CDS encoding replication-associated recombination protein A translates to MESDALFTLGEPAGAPPGAPTGSGGVDAFSATRADSPLPVRMRPASIDELVGQDHLLAPGAPLRQLVEGAAPMSVILWGPPGSGKTTIAHLVAGATDRRFVAMSALTAGVKDVRAVIDTARRQRRAGGPPTVLFIDEVHRFSKTQQDSLLAAVEDRTVTLLAATTENPYFSVISPLLSRCVLLTLQPLDDDAVRGLLRRAVADERGLAGALTLAAEAEDHLVRLAGGDVRKALTALEAAAATATARGAGRIDLATAEQAVDVAAVRYDRDGDAHYDVTSAFIKSMRGSDVDAALHWLARMLVAGEDARFIARRMVIFASEDVGMADPTALTVATAAAHAVEYVGLPEAQLNLAQAVIHLATAPKSNSATTAIGAAIADVRAGRGGQVPRGLRDAHYAGARGLGHGAGYRYPHDDQRGVVTQQYAPDDLVGTDYYRPSGHGAERAVATRLPLLRRIVRGLPAPAAANGGRPAGPEQVDGANEGGSDAVEEGQQ, encoded by the coding sequence ATGGAGTCCGACGCCCTTTTCACCCTCGGCGAACCCGCCGGAGCGCCGCCCGGCGCCCCCACGGGTTCCGGTGGCGTCGACGCGTTCTCCGCCACCCGGGCGGACTCGCCGCTGCCCGTCCGGATGCGGCCGGCCAGCATCGACGAGCTGGTCGGGCAGGACCACCTGCTCGCTCCGGGCGCCCCGCTGCGCCAGCTCGTCGAGGGCGCCGCGCCGATGTCGGTGATCCTCTGGGGGCCGCCCGGCAGCGGCAAGACCACCATCGCCCACCTGGTGGCCGGCGCCACCGACCGCCGCTTCGTCGCCATGTCCGCGCTGACGGCCGGGGTGAAGGACGTCCGGGCCGTGATCGACACCGCCCGGCGGCAGCGCCGCGCCGGCGGGCCGCCGACCGTGCTCTTCATCGACGAGGTGCACCGGTTCAGCAAGACCCAGCAGGATTCGCTCCTCGCCGCGGTCGAGGACCGGACGGTGACCCTGCTCGCGGCGACCACCGAAAATCCGTACTTCTCGGTCATCTCGCCGCTGCTGTCCCGCTGCGTGCTGCTCACCCTCCAGCCACTGGACGACGACGCCGTGCGCGGCCTGCTGCGCCGCGCGGTCGCCGACGAGCGCGGGCTGGCCGGCGCGCTCACCCTGGCGGCCGAGGCGGAGGACCACCTCGTCCGCCTCGCCGGCGGTGACGTCCGCAAGGCGCTGACCGCCCTGGAGGCGGCGGCCGCCACCGCGACCGCGCGCGGCGCCGGCCGGATCGACCTGGCCACCGCCGAGCAGGCCGTCGACGTCGCCGCCGTACGGTACGACCGCGACGGCGACGCCCACTACGACGTGACCAGCGCGTTCATCAAGAGCATGCGCGGTTCGGACGTGGACGCGGCGCTGCACTGGCTGGCCCGGATGCTGGTGGCCGGCGAGGACGCCCGGTTCATCGCCCGGCGCATGGTCATCTTCGCCAGCGAGGACGTCGGCATGGCCGACCCCACCGCGCTCACCGTGGCCACCGCCGCCGCGCACGCCGTGGAGTACGTCGGGCTGCCCGAGGCGCAGCTCAACCTCGCCCAGGCGGTGATCCACCTGGCCACCGCGCCGAAGTCCAACTCGGCGACCACGGCGATCGGCGCGGCCATCGCCGACGTGCGCGCCGGCCGGGGCGGGCAGGTGCCGCGCGGGCTGCGGGACGCGCACTACGCCGGCGCCCGCGGGCTGGGCCACGGCGCCGGTTATCGCTACCCGCACGACGACCAGCGTGGGGTGGTCACCCAGCAGTACGCTCCGGACGATCTCGTCGGGACCGACTACTACCGGCCCAGCGGCCACGGCGCGGAGCGCGCGGTGGCCACCCGGCTGCCGCTGCTGCGCCGGATCGTGCGCGGGCTGCCGGCACCGGCGGCCGCCAACGGTGGTCGCCCGGCGGGTCCGGAGCAGGTCGACGGGGCGAACGAGGGCGGCAGCGACGCCGTCGAGGAGGGTCAGCAGTGA
- a CDS encoding shikimate dehydrogenase yields the protein MRAAVVGKPIAHSLSPVLHEAGYAAVGLTGWSYTRIECAADELAGLVAGLGPEWAGLSVTMPGKEAALAVAGEVSPVAAAVGAANTLVRRPDGTWYADNTDVTGMVDVLTAIGCAAGATVTVLGAGGTARAAIAAAARIGAADVTVVARRPEAVDELRPVARAVGVPLAGADWDGAPAHARADLVISAVPKGVADPLAGHFDWRPESVFFDALYDPWPTPLAAAALAAGCRVVSGLDLLLAQAGGQFAQFTGVPAPVDAMRAALAAARR from the coding sequence GTGAGGGCCGCCGTCGTCGGCAAGCCGATCGCTCATTCGCTCTCCCCGGTGCTGCACGAGGCCGGGTACGCGGCGGTCGGCCTGACCGGCTGGTCGTACACCCGGATCGAGTGCGCGGCCGACGAACTGGCCGGCCTGGTCGCGGGCCTCGGCCCGGAGTGGGCCGGGCTGTCGGTGACCATGCCGGGCAAGGAGGCCGCGCTCGCGGTGGCCGGCGAGGTCTCGCCGGTCGCCGCCGCGGTCGGTGCGGCCAACACCCTGGTACGCCGGCCCGACGGCACCTGGTACGCCGACAACACCGACGTCACCGGCATGGTCGACGTGCTCACCGCCATCGGCTGCGCGGCCGGCGCCACGGTGACCGTGCTCGGCGCGGGCGGCACCGCCCGGGCGGCGATCGCGGCGGCGGCCCGGATCGGCGCGGCCGACGTGACGGTGGTGGCCCGGCGGCCGGAGGCGGTCGACGAGCTGCGCCCGGTGGCCCGCGCGGTCGGTGTGCCGCTCGCCGGCGCCGACTGGGACGGCGCGCCGGCACACGCCCGCGCCGACCTCGTGATCTCCGCCGTGCCGAAGGGGGTGGCCGACCCGCTCGCCGGGCACTTCGACTGGCGGCCGGAGTCCGTCTTCTTCGACGCGCTCTACGATCCCTGGCCCACCCCGCTCGCCGCGGCGGCGCTCGCCGCCGGCTGCCGCGTGGTGTCCGGGCTGGACCTGCTGCTGGCCCAGGCGGGCGGCCAGTTCGCGCAGTTCACCGGCGTGCCCGCGCCGGTCGACGCGATGCGCGCGGCGCTGGCCGCGGCGCGCCGCTGA
- a CDS encoding glycoside hydrolase family 16 protein, with product MTGHPPPQDHPATLAGRRVVLLGVLGAGLVAALAAVALPRPAAKPTRPAAGVASIAARPPGTGPPTTVPPTTAPPAPLPTDRPGARVPGWRLVWADEFDGTAVDRSRWNVRHDEGRDVDLGCNVDDPENLVVSGGVLTLRAQRTVTVCGAQLRQYTESYLDTIGRASFRYGRFEVRAQPPNGPGDSQGLWPAFWLRPDDGGNGEIDVVELPGGADHRRAATQAIFYDYTPVKQDQRWEFPAGHPGDGFHTYTTEWEPGLIRWFIDGRQVWQRDRATTPWFDEAFDKPYNLRLNFQVGGWLGTPDAATRFPADFRVDYVRVWQR from the coding sequence TTGACCGGCCACCCGCCCCCGCAGGACCATCCGGCCACGCTGGCAGGTCGCCGGGTCGTGCTGCTCGGCGTCCTCGGCGCCGGCCTGGTCGCCGCCCTCGCGGCGGTGGCGCTGCCCCGGCCCGCCGCCAAACCGACGCGGCCCGCCGCCGGGGTCGCGTCGATCGCCGCCCGGCCGCCCGGCACCGGCCCGCCGACCACCGTCCCGCCCACCACCGCCCCGCCCGCGCCGCTGCCGACCGACCGCCCGGGCGCCCGGGTGCCGGGCTGGCGGCTGGTCTGGGCGGACGAGTTCGACGGCACGGCGGTCGACCGGTCCCGGTGGAACGTGCGGCACGACGAGGGCCGCGACGTGGACCTCGGGTGCAACGTCGACGACCCGGAGAACCTCGTCGTCTCCGGCGGCGTGCTGACCCTGCGGGCACAGCGGACGGTCACCGTGTGCGGCGCGCAGCTGCGGCAGTACACCGAGAGCTACCTGGACACCATCGGCCGGGCCTCGTTCCGGTACGGCCGCTTCGAGGTGCGGGCCCAGCCGCCGAACGGGCCGGGCGACTCGCAGGGGCTGTGGCCGGCGTTCTGGCTCCGGCCCGACGACGGCGGCAACGGCGAGATCGACGTCGTCGAGCTGCCCGGCGGGGCGGACCACCGCCGGGCCGCCACCCAGGCCATCTTCTACGACTACACGCCCGTCAAGCAGGACCAGCGCTGGGAGTTCCCGGCCGGCCACCCCGGCGACGGCTTCCACACCTACACGACCGAGTGGGAGCCCGGGCTGATCCGCTGGTTCATCGACGGCCGGCAGGTCTGGCAGCGGGACCGGGCCACCACGCCGTGGTTCGACGAGGCCTTCGACAAGCCCTACAACCTGCGGCTGAACTTCCAGGTGGGCGGCTGGCTCGGCACCCCCGACGCGGCCACCCGCTTCCCGGCCGACTTCCGGGTCGACTACGTCCGCGTCTGGCAGCGCTGA
- a CDS encoding DUF948 domain-containing protein, producing MSYGEVAALIAAIAFAMLVLILTLPILRLRHTVDAATRMINDLNDRTTPLLGDVNTTVKNVNTALEQVQTSLDGVNLQLAKVDTMTTHAQNVTANVANLAAVVSAAAANPLVKVAAFGYGVRKAAAARRHAEDEREARDIIKQRRRAAKRTNR from the coding sequence GTGAGTTATGGAGAGGTCGCGGCGCTGATCGCGGCGATCGCGTTCGCGATGCTCGTGTTGATCCTGACGCTGCCCATCCTGCGGCTGCGGCACACCGTGGACGCCGCCACCCGCATGATCAACGACCTCAACGACCGCACCACCCCCCTGCTCGGTGACGTCAACACCACGGTGAAGAACGTCAACACCGCCCTGGAGCAGGTGCAGACCTCCCTCGACGGGGTCAACCTCCAGCTCGCCAAGGTGGACACCATGACCACCCACGCGCAGAACGTGACCGCCAACGTGGCGAACCTCGCCGCCGTGGTCTCCGCCGCCGCGGCGAACCCGCTGGTGAAGGTGGCCGCCTTCGGCTACGGCGTGCGCAAGGCCGCGGCCGCCCGCCGGCACGCGGAGGACGAGCGCGAGGCTCGCGACATCATCAAGCAGCGGCGCCGCGCTGCGAAGCGCACCAACCGGTGA